Proteins encoded in a region of the Rutidosis leptorrhynchoides isolate AG116_Rl617_1_P2 chromosome 9, CSIRO_AGI_Rlap_v1, whole genome shotgun sequence genome:
- the LOC139867375 gene encoding uncharacterized protein — protein MACLGLYHAGIENRVIRTETNGYLNQQPDRVSGFKPLAVKLPNRTLSTAIHASLTCDSGRHARSDLSPFRAGLDLQTEVIGNNRDDYYNEYNDRTSIESPRVSETLDELMQNSVTEIVKNITQAPLLVQIYSDGQVTTEKSPAENNWRNVDKQRSAVIVVKELQQDSDPVHEYSGDVFDGAKAFGVLIQGRIKGRDECKSRCYLLKTSSVNGGELGHICTHFCLMKVQSFHKSVFEQFNDCWLLP, from the coding sequence ATGGCGTGTCTAGGGTTATATCATGCCGGAATTGAGAATCGCGTGATCCGTACGGAAACTAATGGTTATCTCAATCAGCAACCGGATCGGGTTTCCGGGTTCAAACCTCTCGCCGTTAAATTACCTAATCGTACATTATCCACCGCGATTCACGCCTCGCTGACGTGTGATTCCGGTCGTCATGCTCGTTCTGATTTATCGCCATTTCGCGCCGGTTTAGATTTACAAACGGAAGTAATCGGTAATAATAGAGATGATTATTATAATGAATATAACGATCGTACCTCAATTGAAAGCCCTAGGGTTTCAGAAACACTCGATGAATTGATGCAGAACTCGGTAACGGAAATTGTGAAGAACATAACACAAGCGCCGTTACTTGTTCAAATCTACTCCGATGGTCAGGTTACGACGGAGAAATCTCCGGCGGAAAACAACTGGCGGAATGTTGATAAACAGCGATCGGCAGTTATAGTTGTGAAAGAGCTCCAGCAGGATTCCGATCCGGTGCACGAATATTCCGGCGACGTGTTCGACGGTGCTAAGGCGTTTGGAGTGTTGATTCAGGGGAGAATAAAAGGAAGAGATGAATGCAAGTCAAGGTGTTATTTGTTGAAGACAAGTAGTGTTAATGGCGGTGAATTAGGGCATATTTGCACACATTTTTGCTTGATGAAGGTTCAGAGCTTTCATAAAAGTGTTTTTGAACAGTTTAATGACTGTTGGCTGCTACCGTAA